The following coding sequences lie in one Lolium perenne isolate Kyuss_39 chromosome 2, Kyuss_2.0, whole genome shotgun sequence genomic window:
- the LOC127328327 gene encoding two-component response regulator ORR42-like, which produces MTSYVDGSPVKALIVEDSAVETMILSAMLRKFHCEITTAKNGKEAVQMFLEGKKFDIIFCDKDMPVMSGPEAIEKIRALGEIHVKIVGVSVGDNAQEAFMRVSADEFLPKPMDLDVVGAIIQEIIEKKKKNNNTV; this is translated from the exons ATGACATCCTACGTCGACGGATCCCCGGTTAAGGCACTTATTGTTGAGGATTCGGCTGTTGAGACCATGATTCTCTCCGCCATGCTGCGTAAATTCCACTGCGAGATTACTACGGCTAAGAATGGGAAAGAAGCAGTGCAAATGTTCCTCGAGGGGAAGAAGTTTGACATTATTTTTTGTGACAAGGACATGCCCGTAATGTCTGGGCCTGAG GCAATTGAGAAGATCCGTGCTTTGGGAGAAATTCATGTGAAGATTGTTGGAGTATCAGTTGGCGATAATGCCCAAGAGGCGTTCATGAGGGTCAGCGCTGATGAATTTCTGCCCAAACCAATGGATCTTGATGTTGTCGGGGCTATAATTCAAGAGATCatcgagaagaagaagaagaataacaaCACTGTCTAA